A single region of the Clostridia bacterium genome encodes:
- the tilS gene encoding tRNA lysidine(34) synthetase TilS, with product MKEQVLEKVRAHILDTRMIHAGDKVLLALSGGADSVAMAHILLTLSGEMGFFVCAAHLNHCLRGEESDYDELFVKNFCTMRDIELVSERADVTALAAASKRGIEESARSARYDFLFRAAAQLGADRIATAHTLSDNAETLIFNIVRGSGLKGLCGIPETRGKLIRPLLRLTRAETESYDRECGLPFVTDSSNFDTEFTRNYIRQEIIPRLTELNPSFLASVERLTGAMKEDNAFIEREADRLLAVAGEKKCDLRLLREADPAVAKRALSRIYADFTGRRLDAKNLNALLAFAASDGDGRTQLPGAFAVKYNGRLSLNDSAERKQPKRFYITAEKANVLPDGRRVTISLIAGGSAVDKFAVDASRVVGGLRLRLRVPTDELRLPKRPTKSLKKLFSEQKIPIEERDRAVVLCDDKGIVWVEKLGAAERAAATVFTDRLLKIEITEE from the coding sequence ATGAAGGAACAGGTCCTCGAAAAAGTCAGAGCGCATATCCTCGATACGCGTATGATTCACGCGGGGGATAAGGTGCTGCTCGCGCTTTCAGGCGGAGCGGACTCCGTCGCGATGGCGCATATTCTGCTGACTCTTTCCGGGGAAATGGGCTTTTTCGTCTGCGCCGCGCATCTGAATCACTGTCTGCGCGGCGAGGAGTCGGACTACGATGAGCTCTTCGTGAAGAACTTCTGCACGATGCGCGATATTGAGCTTGTTTCCGAACGCGCCGACGTGACCGCGCTTGCCGCGGCGTCTAAACGGGGGATAGAGGAGAGCGCGCGCTCTGCGCGTTACGACTTCCTGTTCCGTGCCGCCGCGCAGCTCGGAGCCGACAGGATAGCGACGGCGCATACGCTTTCGGATAATGCGGAAACGCTGATATTCAATATCGTCCGCGGCAGCGGACTGAAGGGACTCTGCGGCATTCCGGAAACGCGCGGAAAGCTTATCCGCCCGCTGCTTCGGCTGACTCGCGCAGAGACGGAGAGTTATGACAGAGAGTGCGGGTTGCCGTTCGTTACCGACAGCAGCAATTTTGATACGGAATTTACAAGGAACTACATCCGGCAGGAGATAATCCCGCGTCTGACCGAGCTTAACCCTTCCTTCCTCGCATCCGTCGAAAGACTTACCGGAGCGATGAAAGAGGATAACGCCTTCATCGAGCGCGAAGCGGACCGTCTGCTCGCCGTCGCAGGCGAAAAGAAATGCGACCTGCGGCTGCTGCGTGAAGCGGATCCGGCCGTTGCGAAACGCGCGCTTTCGCGCATCTATGCGGATTTTACCGGCAGGCGTCTCGACGCGAAAAACCTCAACGCGCTTCTCGCTTTCGCCGCGTCCGACGGGGACGGACGGACGCAGCTTCCCGGCGCATTCGCCGTGAAGTACAACGGCCGGCTGTCGCTGAACGATTCCGCTGAACGAAAACAACCTAAACGCTTCTATATTACCGCCGAAAAGGCGAACGTCCTTCCGGACGGCAGAAGGGTTACGATAAGCTTGATTGCGGGCGGTTCGGCGGTTGACAAATTCGCGGTCGACGCGTCCCGCGTCGTCGGAGGCCTGCGGCTGCGGCTTCGCGTACCGACGGACGAACTGCGGCTGCCGAAGCGGCCGACAAAGTCGCTCAAAAAGCTCTTTTCGGAGCAGAAGATACCGATCGAAGAGCGCGACCGCGCCGT